A window of the Streptomyces albireticuli genome harbors these coding sequences:
- a CDS encoding MFS transporter, translated as MSPLPRRHRTWPAALVEERARPERIRRSGNGWKLAVGTVCFGAFMGQLDASIVTLTYGSLRTEFHATLAAVEWVSLAYLLTLVALLVPVGRLSDAHGRKLCYLYGFLVFTAASAACGLATSLAALVGCRVAQAVGAAMLQANSVALVTTSAPRGHLRAALGVQAAAQALGLALGPTLGGVIVASLGWRWVFAINVPVGIVALIAGQYLLPRTRGRSRVTGLDPAGPVLLATATTGFLLGLSALSGLGAPTAVTVALFAVAVAAGWGFVRRQRHATNPLVDPAPLREPAVATGLAGALGDYLVLFGPLVLVPLVLTDAGASELHAGLVLTALPAGFALAATCAERLLPARLSDRSRCALGAGAAACALAAMLALPLRAPALVPLLLLLGLGLGTYTPANNALIMRAFPARSAGTGGGLVNMVRGLGTALGIALVTLTLHHSGTGGPRLTLAALLCVALLVLAAARPPLRRASSPGRPSRKAGR; from the coding sequence ATGTCACCGCTTCCCCGACGGCACCGGACCTGGCCCGCGGCCCTGGTGGAGGAGCGGGCCAGACCGGAGCGGATACGGCGGAGCGGGAACGGCTGGAAACTGGCCGTCGGCACGGTCTGCTTCGGCGCCTTCATGGGCCAGCTGGACGCCAGCATCGTCACCCTGACGTACGGCAGCCTCCGCACCGAGTTCCACGCCACGCTGGCCGCCGTCGAATGGGTCTCCCTCGCCTACCTGCTCACCCTCGTCGCCCTGCTCGTGCCCGTGGGACGGCTCTCCGACGCCCACGGCCGCAAGCTCTGCTACCTCTACGGCTTCCTCGTCTTCACCGCCGCCTCCGCCGCCTGCGGCCTCGCCACCTCGCTCGCCGCCCTGGTCGGCTGCCGGGTGGCCCAGGCCGTCGGCGCCGCCATGCTCCAGGCCAACAGCGTCGCCCTGGTCACCACCAGCGCGCCCCGCGGCCACCTGCGCGCCGCGCTCGGCGTGCAGGCCGCCGCGCAGGCCCTCGGGCTCGCCCTCGGCCCCACCCTCGGCGGCGTCATCGTGGCCTCGCTCGGCTGGCGCTGGGTCTTCGCCATCAACGTCCCCGTCGGGATCGTCGCCCTGATCGCCGGCCAGTACCTGCTGCCGCGCACCCGCGGCCGCAGCCGGGTCACCGGACTGGACCCGGCCGGCCCCGTCCTCCTCGCCACCGCCACGACCGGCTTCCTGCTGGGCCTGTCCGCCCTCTCCGGCCTGGGCGCGCCCACCGCCGTCACCGTCGCGCTCTTCGCCGTCGCGGTGGCCGCCGGCTGGGGCTTCGTCCGGCGCCAGCGGCACGCCACGAACCCTCTGGTCGACCCGGCGCCGCTGCGGGAACCGGCCGTCGCCACCGGCCTCGCCGGCGCCCTCGGCGACTACCTGGTGCTCTTCGGCCCCCTGGTCCTCGTCCCCCTCGTGCTGACCGACGCCGGAGCCTCCGAGCTGCACGCCGGACTCGTCCTCACGGCGCTGCCCGCCGGCTTCGCCCTGGCCGCCACCTGCGCCGAGCGGCTGCTCCCCGCCCGCCTCTCCGACCGGTCGCGCTGCGCCCTCGGCGCGGGCGCGGCCGCCTGCGCCCTGGCCGCGATGCTCGCCCTGCCCCTGCGGGCCCCGGCCCTGGTGCCGCTGCTGCTCCTGCTGGGCCTGGGCCTCGGCACCTACACCCCCGCCAACAACGCCCTGATCATGCGGGCCTTCCCGGCGCGCTCGGCCGGCACCGGCGGCGGCCTGGTCAACATGGTCCGGGGCCTGGGCACCGCGCTCGGCATCGCGCTCGTCACCCTGACTCTCCACCACTCCGGCACCGGCGGCCCCCGCCTGACCCTCGCGGCCCTGCTGTGCGTCGCCCTCCTCGTCCTGGCGGCGGCCCGCCCACCCCTGCGCCGCGCGTCGTCACCCGGACGCCCTTCCCGGAAAGCCGGGCGCTGA
- a CDS encoding alpha/beta hydrolase: MTPVHRRPRIPLLSGPGPRPRLPRAATVSLPLAAATVLAQGLAGCAGPDEKAAAGPDTDSYYEQSVSWKPCAQERDREVDRETDKSDTRAECGWLKVPYTYADPGKGELRLAVMRYRTRDQDHRAGSLVVNFGGPGESGLKQLTAYGPDGFSKAGTRYDLVTFDPRGVGASSPVRCDDDRDPRRTGEDGTSRAGMADYLAAQEKALKRCRTEPGSVLPYVGTVNTARDLDVLRAALDEDRLHYLGYSYGSRLGAVYAHHFPGKVGRMVMDGVDEPAPDMKETTLAQTAAYHKALRHAVDTCTRKGDEDCVLGADTDDAMEEIEEAFDELDDEPRDWPDGRRLDRDTAVAETMGLLRSRAGLPEVPNLLAALVHHVRPGESATMARAAAERADGKGADGRYDNSDDALTAINCADTAGRYRTEDVLDAYDDFVRASPVFGPSMAAGMALCTGWPGAGDDAARDVGAPGAPKILMHTSEYDPATPVDWLPRMARAVGPAAVTMTDPGGGHSVYGSADAACVNERIDAFLLDGTLPRDGTRCT; encoded by the coding sequence ATGACGCCCGTACACCGCCGGCCCCGGATCCCCCTCCTGTCCGGCCCCGGACCCCGCCCGCGCCTGCCCCGCGCCGCCACGGTCTCCCTGCCGCTCGCCGCCGCCACCGTGCTGGCCCAAGGCCTCGCCGGCTGCGCCGGTCCCGACGAGAAGGCGGCCGCCGGGCCGGACACCGACTCCTACTACGAGCAGAGCGTCTCCTGGAAGCCCTGCGCCCAGGAGCGCGACCGGGAGGTCGACCGGGAGACGGACAAGTCCGACACCCGGGCCGAGTGCGGCTGGCTCAAGGTCCCGTACACCTACGCCGACCCCGGCAAGGGCGAACTGCGGCTCGCGGTCATGCGCTACCGCACCCGGGACCAGGACCACCGGGCCGGCTCCCTCGTGGTGAACTTCGGCGGCCCCGGAGAGTCCGGCCTCAAACAGCTCACGGCCTACGGCCCCGACGGCTTCAGCAAGGCCGGGACCCGCTACGACCTGGTCACCTTCGACCCGCGCGGCGTCGGCGCCAGCTCCCCGGTCCGCTGCGACGACGACCGCGACCCCCGCCGCACCGGCGAGGACGGCACCAGCCGCGCCGGCATGGCCGACTACCTCGCCGCCCAGGAGAAGGCCCTCAAGCGCTGCCGCACCGAGCCCGGCAGCGTCCTGCCGTACGTCGGCACCGTCAACACCGCCCGCGACCTGGACGTGCTGCGCGCCGCCCTGGACGAGGACCGGCTGCACTACCTCGGCTACTCCTACGGCAGCCGGCTCGGCGCGGTCTACGCCCACCACTTCCCCGGCAAGGTCGGCCGGATGGTCATGGACGGCGTCGACGAACCGGCCCCCGACATGAAGGAGACGACGCTCGCCCAGACGGCCGCCTACCACAAGGCGCTGCGCCACGCCGTCGACACCTGCACCCGGAAGGGCGACGAGGACTGTGTGCTCGGCGCCGACACCGACGACGCCATGGAGGAGATCGAGGAGGCCTTCGACGAGCTCGACGACGAGCCGCGCGACTGGCCCGACGGCCGGCGGCTCGACCGCGACACCGCCGTCGCCGAGACCATGGGCCTGCTGCGCTCCCGGGCCGGGCTGCCCGAGGTGCCGAACCTGCTGGCCGCCCTCGTCCACCACGTGCGCCCCGGCGAGTCCGCCACGATGGCCCGCGCCGCCGCCGAGCGCGCCGACGGCAAGGGCGCGGACGGCAGGTACGACAACTCCGACGACGCGCTGACCGCCATCAACTGCGCCGACACCGCCGGCCGGTACCGCACCGAGGACGTCCTCGACGCCTACGACGACTTCGTCCGGGCCTCGCCCGTGTTCGGCCCGTCCATGGCCGCGGGCATGGCCCTGTGCACCGGCTGGCCCGGGGCCGGCGACGACGCCGCCCGCGACGTCGGCGCCCCCGGCGCCCCGAAGATCCTCATGCACACCAGCGAGTACGACCCGGCCACCCCGGTCGACTGGCTGCCCCGGATGGCCCGGGCGGTCGGCCCGGCGGCGGTCACCATGACGGACCCGGGCGGCGGGCACAGCGTCTACGGCTCCGCGGACGCCGCCTGCGTCAACGAGCGCATCGACGCGTTCCTGCTGGACGGCACCCTGCCGCGGGACGGCACCCGGTGCACCTGA
- a CDS encoding glutathione peroxidase — protein sequence MSLYDIPLRTLSGEPASLADHRGKALLVVNVASKCGLTPQYEGLERLQQRYAARGFTVLGFPSNQFAGQEPGSAEEIAAFCSATYGVSFPLFEKADVNGDGRHPLYTELTRTRDAAGEAGDVQWNFEKFLLSPEGEIVGRFRPRVEPEADEVVRAIEAQLPA from the coding sequence ATGAGTCTGTACGACATTCCGCTGCGCACCCTCTCCGGCGAGCCCGCTTCCCTGGCCGACCACCGCGGCAAGGCGCTGCTGGTGGTGAACGTGGCGTCCAAGTGCGGGCTCACCCCGCAGTACGAGGGGCTGGAGCGGCTCCAGCAGCGCTACGCCGCGCGCGGCTTCACCGTGCTCGGCTTCCCCAGCAACCAGTTCGCGGGGCAGGAGCCGGGCTCGGCCGAGGAGATCGCGGCCTTCTGCTCGGCGACGTACGGCGTCAGCTTCCCGCTGTTCGAGAAGGCGGACGTCAACGGCGACGGCCGCCACCCGCTGTACACCGAGCTGACGCGGACGCGGGACGCGGCGGGCGAGGCCGGTGACGTCCAGTGGAACTTCGAGAAGTTCCTGCTCTCCCCGGAGGGCGAGATCGTGGGCCGGTTCCGCCCGCGCGTGGAGCCCGAGGCGGACGAGGTCGTCCGGGCCATCGAGGCACAGCTGCCCGCCTGA